From a region of the Acomys russatus chromosome 4, mAcoRus1.1, whole genome shotgun sequence genome:
- the LOC127188591 gene encoding olfactory receptor 4K14-like yields the protein MARGNQSLESEFVLLGLTHSQNLQVLLFIIFFLLYMLIVSGNTVVMFLIITDQNLHSPMYFFLANLSFVDMWLSSATTPKMITDFLQEKKVISFAGCMCQVFFDHCVGAVEMVLLVVMAYDRYVAICKPLHYFTIMNLRRCTGLVLTSWAIAFVHAMSQLLAVVRLPLCGHLEIDSFFCDIPLIIKLACMDYHDLDIYMNADCGVVVVTCFILLLISYTNILVTVRQSSKAGASKALSTCTAHITVVMIFFVPCIFIYVWPLNITWMDKFLAVFYTVFAPLLNPAIYTLRNKEMKNALKKLKNYLMNHKGNT from the coding sequence ATGGCTAGAGGTAATCAGTCCCTGGAATCAGAATTTGTGCTTTTGGGACTTACCCACTCACAGAATCTTCAGGTCTTACTCTTCATAATATTTTTTCTGCTTTATATGCTCATTGTGTCTGGGAATACCGTTGTCATGTTCTTAATCATCACTGACCAGAATCTCCATTCTCCCATGTACTTCTTTTTGGCCAACCTGTCCTTTGTTGATATGTGGCTTTCTTCAGCAACCACTCCTAAGATGATCACTGACTTTCTCCAGGAAAAAAAGGTCATTTCCTTTGCAGGCTGCATGTGTCAGGTCTTCTTTGACCATTGTGTTGGTGCAGTAGAGATGGTGTTGTTGGTAGTGATGGCTTATGACCGCTACGTGGCCATCTGCAAACCGCTCCACTACTTCACCATTATGAACCTGAGAAGATGCACTGGGCTGGTGTTGACTTCTTGGGCAATCGCCTTTGTGCATGCCATGAGTCAGCTTTTGGCAGTTGTGCGGCTGCCTCTCTGCGGCCACCTGGAAATTGACAGTTTCTTCTGTGACATACCACTAATTATCAAGTTAGCCTGCATGGATTACCATGATTTGGACATTTACATGAATGCTGACTGTGGGGTCGTGGTTGTAACCTGCTTTATTCTGTTGCTCATATCCTACACAAACATCCTTGTCACTGTTCGCCAGAGCTCTAAAGCTGGTGCCTCTAAGGCCCTGTCCACGTGCACTGCCCACATCACAGTGGTGATGATCTTTTTTGTGCCCTGCATCTTCATCTATGTGTGGCCCCTCAATATCACCTGGATGGACAAATTTCTTGCTGTATTTTATACTGTTTTTGCACCTCTCCTAAATCCAGCCATTTATacactgagaaataaagaaatgaaaaatgctctaaagaaattaaaaaactatCTCATGAATCACAAGGGAAATACTTAA